GTCCCCGCCGACGCTGAGGGACTCTCGTTCGGCCCCCTCGAGAAGAAGATGGGCTGGAACGCGCAGCCCACGCGGCAGGTCATCCTCGATGAGGTGCGCGTGCCCGCCGAGAACCTGCTCGGCGGCGAGGGCCGCGGCTTCTCGATCGCGATGACGGCGCTGAACGGGGGCCGCCTCAATATCGCGACCTGCTCGATCGGCGGGGCGCGCTGGGCACTCGACCGCGCGATCGCCTACGTCCACGAGCGCTTCACGTTCGGCGAAGCGCTCGCCGAGAAGCAGTCGGTCGTGTTCGCGGTGGCCGACATGGCGACCGAGCTCGAGGCCGCACGTCTGCTCGTCCGCGAGGCGGCGACGGCTCTGGATGCCAAGGACCCCGACACCGCGACCCGCTGCGCGATGGCCAAGCGCTTCGCGACCGACGTCGGGTTCCGCGTCGCGAACGAGGCGCTGCAGCTGCACGGCGGATACGGCTACCTGCAGGACTACGGCATCGAGAAGGTCGTCCGCGACCTCCGCGTTCATCAGATTCTCGAGGGCACGAACGAGATCATGCGCCTCATCATCGGTCGGAGCGTCCTGGCGGCATGACGTCGAGCCCCTGGCGGTGTCGGGGGATCGTGGGAACATGCGGGGGCGGGGTCGTCCGCGCCGACAGAACGGGAGCACCATGACGGAACAGGATGCCGGGTACGAGACGATCCGCGTCGAACAGCGCGCACGCGTCGGGTGGATCACCCTCGACCGGCCCGAGGCGCTGAACGCGCTGAACACGCGGACCATGCACGAGGTCGTCGCCGCGGCGGAGGCGTTCGACGCCGACGAGGGTGTCGGTGCGATCGTGGTGACGGGGAGCGAGAAGGCGTTCGCCGCGGGAGCCGACATCAAAGAGATGGAGGGCAAGTCCAGCGTCGAGATGACTCTGACCGATCACTTCGGCGGTTGGTCGCGGTTCGCGGCCGTCCGCACCCCCGTGATCGCGGCGGTCTCGGGCTACGCCCTCGGCGGCGGGTGCGAGCTCGCGCTCATGTGCGACGTCATCCTCGCCTCGGATCGCGCGAAATTCGGCCAGCCCGAGGTGCAGTTGGGCGTGATCCCGGGCATGGGCGGGACGCAGCGACTCGTGCGGGCGCTCGGGTACTACAAGGCTGCCGAGCTCGTCCTGACCGGACGCATGATCGACGCGGCCGAGGCCGAGCGGGTGGGGCTCGTGTCGCGGGTGGTGCCCGGGGCCGACCTGCTCGACGAGGCGCAGGCGGTCGCCGAGACGATCGCCGAGAAGCCGCTGCCGGCCCTGTACGCGGCGAAGGCTGCTCTCGACGCCGCTCTCGAGACCTCCCTCGCCGAGGGCCTGCGGTTCGAACGTCAGGCGTTCGCGGGCCTGTTCGACACGGCCGATCAGAAGGAGGGGATGGCGGCGTTCCGCGAGAAGCGGGCTCCGTCGTTCACCCACCGATGAGCGCGACGACGGGCGGGTCTCACAGCGGGTCGGGCACCGGGGCGGGGTCGGCGAAGTCGCCGGCGCCCTTGCGGAAGCGCGCGATGATCCGCACGAGCTCCGTCGCGTCGTCGTCATCGAGCCCGAGGTCGGCGAACACCGCGTTCAGCGCCGCCGTGGCCTCGTCGACCCGTCGGCGTCCGGCATCCGTCAGCGCGAGAAGTGCGGCGCGCCCGTCGGTGGGGTGCGGCTCGCGCGTCACGAGCCCGTCGCGCGTCAGGCGCTCGACCGTGTTCGTCACGCTCGTCGGATGCACCTGCAACCGGGCGATCGCGCTGGCCATCGGCATCCGCCCCTCCCGCGTGAACGCGAGCAGTCGCAGCAGTTCGAAGCGCGAGAACGACAGGTCGAAGGGCTTGAGGGCTCGTTCGATGGATGCCATGAGCAACTGGTGCGCCCGGATCACCGAGGTCACGACCGTCATGCCGTCGGCCGCGTCGTCCCACCCGTGCGCGAGCCACTGGCGTTTGGCTTCGGCGATCGGGTCGACCGGCAGTCGTCGGGTCATGGGTCCTCCTCGCGTTTCACGGTACCGCGCCCCCGTCATGCGCGTGGCGGACTCGCGGCCGACCGGCGCGCGGTCGCTGAGCGGGGTGCGGGGGCCGAGCGGCGCGCGGTGGCTGAGCTCGTCGAAGCCTCCGCGGGCCTCGCGGTCGTGGGCGGTCCCTTCGGCGGGCTCAGGGACCTGGGTTGCGCGGTGGTGGCTGAGCTCGTCGAAGCCTCCGTCCCCCGAGCCTGTCCGTATTCCCCGAACGAAGGAGCCGGGTCGATGAAGATCGTGGTGCTGATCAAGGAAGTCCCCGACACGTGGGGCGAGCGGCGGCTCGACCTCGAGACCGGGCTGACCGACCGGGCCGCCTCGACGCCGGTGCTCGACGAGATCGACGAGCGTGCGGTCGAGGCCGCCCTCGCCCATGCCGACGCGCACCCGGGCACCGAGGTGATCGTGCTGACGATGGCGCCGGCGTCGGCTGCGGCCACCGTTCGCAAAGCCCTCGCGATGGGGGCGACGTCGGCCGTGCACGTGGTGGACGAGGCTCTGCGCGGGGCCGACCTGCTGCTGACCGCCGAGGTGCTCGCAGCGGCGATCCGTCGGACCGGGTTCGACCTCGTGATCGCCGGGAACCTCTCGACCGACGGCGGCGGCGGCGTGCTGCCCGCGATGGTCGCCGAGCTGCTCGAGGTCCCGCAAGGTGACGGCGCTGTCGAGCCTCGCGGTGAGCGACGACGCCGTGGCCGGCGACCGCGTGAGCGATGCGGGGACGATGCGGGTGACGGCCTCGCTCCCCGCGGTCATCTCGATCACCGAGGCGCTGCCCGAGGGGCGCTTCACGACCTTCAAAGGCATCATGGCGGCGAAGAAGAAGCCCTACGAGGCGGTGGATGCCGCTGCCCTCGGCATCGACGCCGAGGATCCCGCCGTGCCGCGCTACATCATGGTGTCGGTCGCCGAGCGTCCGCCGCGGGAGGCCGGCGTCAAGATCATCGACGAGGGGGATGCGGGCGAGAAGCTCGCCGCCTTCCTCCTCGCCGAGGGGGTGGCGTGATGGCCGTCGCGCTCGTGCTCCTCGAGGTGCTTCCGGGTGGGGCGCTCGCCGCTTCGTCTGCCGGCCTCCTCGCCGCGGCGCGTCGGGTGGGCGACCCGGTGGCCCTCATCGCGGGTCCGGCCGACGCCGCCGCCGAGGCTGCCGCCCTGGGGGCGGTGCGGGTGCTCGCCGTCGACGTCGAGTCCGACGCCCTGACCCTCCCCGTGGTCGACGCGCTCGCCGCGGCCGTGGCGCGCGAGAGCCCCGACCTCGTTCTCGCGTCGAACTCCGTGGAGTCCCGCGATGCCGTCGCCCGGTTGGCTGCGCGCCTGCGGCTGCCTCTCGCGGCCGACGTGGTCGGCGTGGAGCGCGACGACCTCGGTGTCGTCGCTCACCACGCCGTCTTCGGCGGTGCGTTCACCGTGGATGGCGCCCCGACGTTCGGGACGCTCGTCGCCACCCTCCGACCCGGGGCCGTGACCGAGCGTCTCGACGCGCAGCCTCTCGCCGTCGAGCGGCTGGAGGTCGTGGCATCCGGGGTTCCGTCCGCCCGCGTCGAGGGCTTCTCGGAGACCGCGGCGCCCTCGTCGCGTCCGGAGCTGCGCGGGGCGAAGGTCGTCGTGGCCGGGGGCCGCGGGGTGGGCTCGCGCGAGAACTTCGCCCTCGTCGAGCAGCTCGCCGACGTGCTGGGAGCCGCGGTCGGCGCCTCGCGCGCCGCGGTCGACGCCGGATATGTGCCGGTCTCGGCGCAGGTCGGGCAGACCGGCGTGACGGTGTCGCCGCGGCTGTACATCGCCCTCGGAATCTCGGGCGCGATCCAGCACCGCGCCGGGATGCAGACCGCTACCACCATCGTCGCGGTCGACAAAGACCCCGAGGCACCGATCTTCGCCATCGCCGACTTCGGTATCGTCGGAGACCTGTTCACCGTCGTCCCGCAACTCATCAGCGCGCTCGAGGCCCAAAAGAAGTAGATGGCGTCCACACCCCGCACCCCGCGTCGCGGGCTGCCGCGCGTCCCCGGCGGGGAGCCCTGGCCGCCCGCGGTGTCCGGCGCGTCGGAGGCGGATGACGACATCTCCGCGGACGGCGCGGCGCCGGGTCAGGATGCGCGGGGCGATGCCGTGGCCGTGCCCGCCTCGCAGAATCGAGCCGATCTCGCAGATTCCGCGGGGGATTCTGCGAGTTCCGCGCGAATCTCCGAGCCCGGGCCGCCCTCGGATCCGGATGCCGCCGGCTCCACGCCCGCGTCGGCGGTGCGCCGGGGGCTGCCCCGTGTTCGGGGCGGCGAGCCGTGGCCGCCGGCCACCGCGCTCGCGGATTCGGAGCATGGTGCCGGATTCGGACGCGGGAGCGAGACGGATCCGGATCCGGCGACGCCTTCCGAATCTGCGACCGCGGCGGCCTCGCAGAATGCGGCTCATCTCGCAGATTCCGCGGGGGATTCTGCGAGTTCCGCGCGAATCTCCGAGCCCGGGCCGCCCTCGGTTCCGGATGCCGCGGGCTCCTCGCCCGCGTCGGCGGTGCGCCGGGGGCTTCCCCGCGTTCGGGGCGGCGAGCCGTGGCCGCAGGCTACCGCGCTGACGGATTCGGAGCATGGTGCCGGATTCGGACGCGGGGGCGGGATCGGTCCGCATTCGGTGGCCCTTTCCGAATCTGCGACCGCGCCCGGCTCGCAGAATGCGGCTCATCTCGCAGATTCCGCGGCGGATTCTGCGAGTTCCGCGCGAATCTCCGAGCCCGGGCCGCCCTCGGATCCGGATGCCGCCGGCTCCACGCCCGCGGGCACGCCCGGGCGCACACCCGCTGGCCCCGCTCGCGCCGGCCACCCCCTCGCGGGTCCCACCTCCGCCGGCTCCACCCCCGCAGGCTCTCCCCCCGCGCACCCCGATCCCGCAGGCCCCTCCCCCGCAGGCTCCACCCCCGCAGGCCCTACCCCCGCGGGAGCCGATCCCGCAGGCCCTGCCCCCGATGGCCCCACCCCCGCGGGCCCCGCCCCCGCCCCCGCCGCCCGCCCGCCCCTCGCCGTGCCGACGACGGTGTGGCCGGGGGCTGCGGCATCCGCTCCCCGCCCCGCGAGGTCGGAGCCGAAGCGCATCGGCCCCTACACGCCGCTGCAGTGGCTCGGCTCGGCGGCCGTGCTCGGCGTCTTCGCCCTCGCGCTGGCCGGGATCGCCGTGCTGTTCGCGCGCTTCGTCCTGGCGATCGAGCCGGGGCGGGATTTCCTCGCCGCCTTCCCGGGCGAGTACGCCCTGCCCGAGGGGGCGCCGGTGGGACTGCCGGTCTGGCTGAACTGGTCGCACTTCCTCAACAGCTTCTTCCTGCTGTTCATCATCCGCTCGGGCTGGCAGGTGCGGCGAGAGAAGCGTCCCGCCGCGTTCTGGTCTCCCCGCAAGAACAAGAAGCGGCGCATCAGCCTCGCGCTGTGGTTCCATCAGGCGATCGACATCCTGTGGATCGCCAACGGCGTGATCTTCGTCGTGCTGCTGTTCGCGACGGGGCAGTGGATGCGGATCGTCCCGACCTCGTGGGAGGTCTTCCCGAACGCGGTGTCAGCAGCGTTGCAGTACGTCTCGCTGGACTGGCCGACCGAGAACGGCTGGGTGAACTACAACAGCCTGCAGCAGCTGTCGTACTTCGCGATCACCTTCATCGCGGCGCCTCTCGCGATCCTGAGCGGCGTGCGCCTCTCGGGCGTCTGGCCGAAGGATGCCGAGAAGCTCAACCGCCTCTACCCGGTGGAGTGGGCGCGCAAGATCCACTTCCCGGTGATGCTGTTCTTCGTGGCGTTCATCGTCGTGCACGTCGCCCTCGTGCTGGCCACGGGCGCGCTGCGCAACCTCAACCACATGTACGCCGCGCGCGGCGCGGTCGACCCGGGGGAGTACACGAGCGACCCGACCGGACTGCTGATCTTCGCGGCATCCCTCCTCGCGATGGCCGCGGGGTGGGTGGCCGCGCGTCCCGCGGTTCTCGTGCCGATCGCCCGCCTGTTCGGCGACGTCAAGCAGCGCTGACGTCCCCACCGGCGGCCGGATGCCGAGACCACACCCGTTCGTCGAGCCCGCATGCCCTGGCGTGTAAACGCCTGCGGTTTCGGCGATGACATGCGGTTTCGGCGCGGCCCGCCCCGCGTGCCCCACGCGGGGGCGAAGGGCAGCCCGACCGAGGAGGGATGCCGAGACCGCACCCGTTCGTCGAGCCCGCACGCCCTGGCGGGTGAGCGCGTGCGGTTTCGGCGATGACATGCGGTTTCGGCGCGACGCGCCGCCGCGTGCCCCACGTGGCGGGGGACCGCGTGCGGTGTCGGCGCGGCGCGGCCCCGCCGGGCCACGCGCGGCGGCCGCGGACCCGCGCCGGCCGTCAGACCCGCCCGCGCGCGCGTAGACCCGCGGCGATGAGGTCGAGGCCGAAGGCGAAGTCGTCCGACTCGAGGCTCGACGCCCCCGCGTCGCGGGCTCCGGCGCTGTCGTACTGCAGGCGCTGCTGCTCGTGCCAGACGAAGCCGAGCGCGTAGTGGAGCACCGTGGTCGCGCCGCGGCGCGCGGTGTCGGCGTCGAACCCGGCGGCGGCGACCGCGCTCGCGAGCCGGTCGTGGGCGAGCGAGGACCCGAGGCCGAGCGCGAGGGTGCTCGAGACGACCTCGGCACCGTCCCGATACGTGAGGAGCGCATCGCGCAGGGCGTGCGCTTCGGCGCCCAGGTCGACGGGGATTCCGGATGCCATCCGGCCGACGATGCGGTCCGAGAGCTCCGCGAGCAGCGTCTGCTTGTTGGGGAAGTGCCAGTACAGCGCGCTGGGCTGAACCTCGAGGGCGGTCGCGAGGCGGCGCATCGTGAGGTCGGGGAGTCCGTGGTCGTCGAGGATCCGCAGGGCGGTGCGGGCGACGTCGTCGGCGGAGTGTCCTCGAGGAGCCATGCGTCTGAGTATAGTGAACGCTGTTCAGGTGAACAGTGTTCAGGTGACACGGTTCAGGAAAGGCCCGCCATGACCCGCACTCTCGACGCCACCGACCTCGCCCGCGTGGCCGTCTTCGCCGCGCTCATCGCGGTTCTCGGTCTGCCCGGCAGCTTCCCCGTCTTCGGGGGCGTGCCCATCACCGCCCAGACGCTCGGGGTGATGCTGGCCGGAGCCGTGCTCGGTCCCTGGCTCGGCGCCCTCTCGGTGACCGTCGTGCTGGCTCTCACGGCGGCGGGCCTTCCGCTGCTCGCGGGAGGTCGCGGCGGCATCGGCGTCTTCCTCGGCCCCTCCGCCGGATACGCCCTCGGATGGATCCTCGGGGCGATCGTCATCGGTCTCCTCGTCCACGCGGGAGGCCGGCGCCCCGTCGCCTGGCGCACGGCTCTCGCCATGCTCGTCGGGGGAGTCGTGGCGATCTACGCGGTCGGCATCCCGGTGCAGAGTGCGGTGACCCGTCTGCCGCTCGGCGAGACCGCCTTGACGAGTCTCGTCTTCGTCCCGGGCGATCTGCTCAAGGCCGCCCTCGCGACCGCTGTCGTGTCGGCTCTCGTACGGGCATACCCGCGAGGGTTCCGCCGCGCCTGGACGACCCCCGCCGCCCGCGCCGCGGTCGCGTCGGCGTGATCGTCACCCTCGACGGCGACGCTCCGCGGCTGTTCGAGCGGATCGCCGCGACCCGCGCCGCCGGAGACGCCGTGCTGATCGCCGACCCGCGGTGGAGCGCCGATCAGCGCGCGGGCGTGGAGCGCGTGGCATCCGGGATCGAGGAGACGGATGCCACGGCCTGGGCGACCCTGACCTCGGGCAGCAGCGGCACCCCGCGCATCGTGCGGCGTACGGCCGCGTCGTGGACGAACTCGTTCGCGGCGGTGGCGGCGCTTCTCGACGCGGGACCCGATGACGTCGTGGCCCTCCCTGCCCCGCCCTCGTCGTCGCTGACCCTGTACTCGCTGGCGCACGCCCTCGAGGGCGGTCCGCGTCCGGCGCTCGGTCGCGATCCCGCGGCGACGTGTCTGCACGCGACTCCGGAGGGGCTTCGCGCCGTCCTCGACGACGGATCCCTGCCGCGGTTGCGTACCGCTCTCGTCGGTGGTTCACCCCTCGACCGGGCGCTGCGGGCCCGTGCCGAAGCCTCGGGCGTGCGCGTCGTCTCGTACTACGGGGCGGCGGAGCTGTCGTTCGTCGCCGTCGACGCGGGCGAGGGATTGCGCGCCTTCCCCGGGGTCGACCTCGAGGTGCGGGGCGCCGAGGTGTGGGTGCGGTCGTCGTTCGTGGCATCCGGATATCTGGGGTCGGACGGCCCCCTGCGACGCGACGGGGAGTGGGCGACCGTCGGAGATCGCGCCGAACTGCGGGACGGACGCCTCCGCCTGCTCGGCCGCGCCGACGACGCGATCCTCAGCGCCTCGGCGACGGTCGTCCCGCACGAGGTCGAGGAGGTCCTGCGAGGGATCCCGGGCGTGCGCGACGCGGTCGTGTTCGGGATGCCGCGCCCCCGCGTCGGCGCGCTCGTGGCGGCGCTCGTCGAGCTGACGGATGCCGATCCCGCGGCGGTGCGCGCCGAGGCCGCTACCCGGCTCGGCCCCGCGCATCGTCCGCGGCGCTGGGCGTTCGGGACGATCCCGCGAACCCCCTCCGGTAAACCGGCGCGCGCCGAGGTCGCCCGTCTCGTGGAGCACGGCCGTGGCGCCGGACACTGACCCGGTCGTCGTCGCGGCCCGACGCAGCCCTCTCGCCGTCCGCGGGCGCGGCCTCACCGACGTCGACGCGGGCTCCCTCGCCGGGACCGTGATCGCGGCGACCGTCGCCGACGCCGAATCCCCGCCGATCGCGGATGTCGTCCTCGGCAATTGCACGGGACCGGGCGGCAACCTCGGCCGCATCGCCGCGCTCGCGGCCGGCCTCGGGACCGGCGTCCCCGGGGGCACCGTCGATCGGCAGTGCGGGAGCGGACTCGCGGCGATCATGGATGCCGCGCACGCGACGCGCGCCGACGGTCGGGCACGCGTGGCGGGCGGGGTCGAGAGCGCCTCGACCGCTCCCGTTCGCGTCCAGGACGGCGCGCCCTACGCCCGAGCCCCGTTCGCCCCGGCGGGCTTCGCCGACCCCGACATGCTGCGGGCCGCCGAGGATCTGGCCGCCCACGACGCTCTCACCCGCGAACGCCAGGACGCCTATGCCCGGCGCAGCCACGCCCGCGCGACGACCGCGCGGGCGTCGGGTCGCTTCGACGCGGAGATCGTGCCCGTGGCGGGCGTGAGCCGCGACGAGGGCATCGGTACGTCCGCGGCGCTGCTGGCGCGTCTCGCCCCGCTGATGACCGGAGGCACCGTGACGGCGGGCACCTCGACCCGCATCGGCGACGGAGCGGCGGCGGTCGTCGTCGCCCCCGCCGGGTCGGGGCCGGGGCTCGCCATCCGCGCTACCGCGGTCATCGGGTGCGACCCAGCCCTGCCCGGCATCGGCGCCGCCCCCGCGATCCAGGCCGCGCTCACACAGGCGGGGCGGAGCCTCACCGACGTCGCCGCGATCGAGCTCGTCGAGGCGTTCGCCGCGCAGAGCATCGCCGTGCTGTCTCGCCTCGGGCTCCGCGACGACGACGAGAGGGTCTGCGCCGAGGGCGGAGCGCTGGCGCTGGGACACCCGTGGGGAGCGAGCGGAGCGGTCGCCGTCGTGCGCCTGTTCTCCCGCCTCGTCCGTGCGGGGGCGCCGGCGGGAACGCTGGGCCTCGCCGCGGCATCCGTGGGTGGCGGTCTCGGTGTCGCCGCCGTGTTCGAGGTCGTGCGGTGAGTGTCGTGCACTGCCGCGGGCTGACCGCTCGGCTGGGCGACCGCGAGGTTCTGCAGGACGTCGCCCTCGACCTCGGGGCCCGGACCATCGCGGTCATCGGCGACAACGGTTCGGGCAAGTCGACCTTCGCCCGCCTCATCACCGGGCTCGTGCGGCGCGCGTCGGGCGAACTCGCCGTCCTCGGCCTCGATCCGGAACGGGATGCCGCCGACCTCCGCCGTCGCGTCGCCCTCGTGCTGAGCAACCCGGACGCGCAGATCATCATGCCCACCGTCGCGGAGGACGTCGCTCTGTCGCTCCGCGCGCTGCGCCTCTCTCGCGAGGAGCGGGGTCGCCGCGTCACCGCGGTGCTCGAGCGCTTCGGGCTGGACGCGCTCGCCGACCGCGCGGCTCACGACCTGTCCGGAGGGCAGAAGCAGCTGCTCGCGCTCGCCGGTGCGTTCGTGCGCTCTCCCGACCTCGTCGTCGCCGACGAGCCGACGGCGTTCCTCGATGCACGAAACGCTCGCGCAGTCGCCGATCACCTGCTCGCCGACTTCGGGCATGCGCTGATCGTGGTCACGCACGACCTCGCTCTTGCGCGCCGGTGCGAGACGGCCGTGCTGTTCGAGGACGGCGGGGTCGTGGCATCCGGAATCGCCGCCGATGTCGTCGAGCGCTACGAACGGGCCGTGGCGTGCTGAGCGTGTTCCGCCCCGGGAGGGGATGGCTGCACCGGATGCCGGCCGGCCCGAAGCTCGCCCTCTTCGCGGTCGTGGCGGTCGTCGTCGCGGCGCTGCCTCCGGTGTGGGCGACGGTTCCGGTGGCGGTGGTGGTGCCCGTGGCCCTGTATGCCGTGGCGGGAATGGGGTTGGGCGCGGGCCTTCGCGCGCTCGGCGGTCAGGTCTGCGCGCTCCGCTGGATGATCGCGATCACGGCGGCGGGGCAGCTGATCTTCCTCGGGCTCGAGCCGGCCGCAGCCAACACCGCGCGCGTTGCCGCAGCGGTTCTCGTCGCGGGGCTGGTGCCGCTGACCACGCCCGTCTCCGCGATGCTCGATGCGCTCGAGCGGGGGCTCCGGCCGCTGCGCCTCGTCGGTATCGATCCGGCGCGCGTCGCACTGCTCTGGATGGTGACGCTCACGACGATCCCCGTCCTCGCCCGCCACGCCGCCGAGGTCCGCGATGCCCAGCGGGCGCGGGGGCTGCGCCCCTCGCTCCTGCGCGGGACCCTGCCGTTCCTCGTCGTCGCCCTGCGTCACGCCGACGATCTGGGCGACGCGCTCGCGGCCCGCGGCATCCGCTGATCCACCCCAGATCACACGATCCGCACGAGATCACGCGTCCCGTGGGTGTCGGAATGTGTGCTCTCGGACCGGACGTGTTGTTTCGGAGCCCGGCGCCGGGCGGCCGGGCCGCACACCGACCCCCGGGGTGGAGAGGGGAGAGGCGGGCGGGGTCAGTCGCGCGCGGCGCGGCCCGCCGCGAAGCCCTCGGCGTACGCCTCGTCGGCGCCCTGGCGGAACATGTCGCGCTCGGGGTCGCGCACGATCGAGCGCGCGCCGGGGAGGTCGAGCTCTCCCACCAGGTCTCCGCGCCCGCGCACGATCGCGACGGGGCGGCGCGACGCCTTGCCCTTGACGAGGTCGGTGGCCGCGGCGAGCTCATCGGCCACGCACGGCAGGGTCACGACGAGCGGGCGGCCCTCGGCATCCACCGTTCCGCGGAGGTCTTCGAAGACATGGATGCCGCCGGCCCCGATCGCGTGATCCGTCTGCCCCTCGCGCCACGCGCGGCCGAGGGTGTCGGTGATGATCACGCCGACCCGGGCGACGGCGCGCAGCCCCTCGGCGATGCGCCGCGCGGAGGCGTCGGGGTCGACGGGGAGGAGGAGCACCGTGCCCTCGGGGGTGTTGCTGGCGTCGACTCCCGCGGCGGCCGAGACGATCCCCAGGGGGTTCTCGACGATCCGGGTCACGTGTCCGGTGGGGGAGGTGCGGGATGCCACGAGCCGCACGGTCTCGCGCGTGATGGCGTCCTCGCGGTCCGAGGCCCGGATGATCCGCCCCTCGGCCTTCGACACGATCTTGCTCGTGACGACGACGATGTCGCCGTCCTGGAGCGGTTCCGTGAGGGCATCCAGGATCACCCGGACGAGGTCGTCCCCCGGGGTGATCTCACGGATGCCGTCGAGGGCCCAGACCTGCAGCACGTCAGCGGACGAAGCGCACCTCGGTGAGCTCCTCACCGAGGAAGGGTTCCACGTGCGAGGCGCCGTCGAGCGCGAAGCCGTTGCGGGTGTAGAAGCGGTGCGCGCGCGGGTTGTCGTCGGCGACCCAGAGGTACGCGCCCTCGTCGGCGTCGATCGCGGCGTCGAAGAGCTGCTGGCCGATGCCGGTGCCGTGGAAGGCATCGAGAAGGTAGATGAAGTACAGCTCGCGCTCGCGCGGAGCGTCGTCGTCGCGAGCGGGACCAGAGCCGACGAAGCCGACGATCTCGCCGTCGACGAGCGCGGCGTGCATCCGGTAGTCGTCGCCCTGGGAGGCCCAGTGGGTCCAGAGCTCGGCCATGCGGCGGGGGGAGACGGCTTTGAGGGCCGCTTCGCTGATCAGGTGATCGTAGGTCTCGTGCCAACAGGTGGCGTGCACGCGGCCGAGGGCCTCGGCATCCACGTCGCGCACCGGACGGACGACGATGTCGGTTCGGGGTTCGGCGGTCATGGCGTGACTCTACGCGGGGCTTTCGCCAGGCGGAAATCGGCGGCCGCGCGCGGGATGATGCGGTACGAGCGGCACTTTGTCAGACGTGCATGCCAGCATGATCGCCGTGTCGGAACGCCCCCGGTTGACCTCCGTCGAGGCGCGTCTCGACGCCCTCGCGAACCGCCTCCTCGCCGCAGCTCCCGCCTCGGGCGCCCGGGCGCGACTGGTCGAGTTCGCCGTGTTCGTCCTCAAGCAGGCCTGGGCGTGCGTGTTCGGAGCCGCGTTCCTCGCCGTCGTGCTCGCGGCGAAGCTCTGGTACCCGGCCGACGCTCCGCTCGCCCGCAACGAC
This portion of the Microbacterium testaceum StLB037 genome encodes:
- a CDS encoding enoyl-CoA hydratase-related protein, whose amino-acid sequence is MTEQDAGYETIRVEQRARVGWITLDRPEALNALNTRTMHEVVAAAEAFDADEGVGAIVVTGSEKAFAAGADIKEMEGKSSVEMTLTDHFGGWSRFAAVRTPVIAAVSGYALGGGCELALMCDVILASDRAKFGQPEVQLGVIPGMGGTQRLVRALGYYKAAELVLTGRMIDAAEAERVGLVSRVVPGADLLDEAQAVAETIAEKPLPALYAAKAALDAALETSLAEGLRFERQAFAGLFDTADQKEGMAAFREKRAPSFTHR
- a CDS encoding cytochrome b/b6 domain-containing protein translates to MPTTVWPGAAASAPRPARSEPKRIGPYTPLQWLGSAAVLGVFALALAGIAVLFARFVLAIEPGRDFLAAFPGEYALPEGAPVGLPVWLNWSHFLNSFFLLFIIRSGWQVRREKRPAAFWSPRKNKKRRISLALWFHQAIDILWIANGVIFVVLLFATGQWMRIVPTSWEVFPNAVSAALQYVSLDWPTENGWVNYNSLQQLSYFAITFIAAPLAILSGVRLSGVWPKDAEKLNRLYPVEWARKIHFPVMLFFVAFIVVHVALVLATGALRNLNHMYAARGAVDPGEYTSDPTGLLIFAASLLAMAAGWVAARPAVLVPIARLFGDVKQR
- a CDS encoding TetR/AcrR family transcriptional regulator C-terminal domain-containing protein — its product is MAPRGHSADDVARTALRILDDHGLPDLTMRRLATALEVQPSALYWHFPNKQTLLAELSDRIVGRMASGIPVDLGAEAHALRDALLTYRDGAEVVSSTLALGLGSSLAHDRLASAVAAAGFDADTARRGATTVLHYALGFVWHEQQRLQYDSAGARDAGASSLESDDFAFGLDLIAAGLRARGRV
- a CDS encoding acyl-CoA dehydrogenase family protein; translation: MDTIPAPALDAPVLSADERAAILDAVRDFAATELAPHALEWDAEKHFPRDVLRRAGELGLGGVYVRDDVGGAGLSRRDAVAIFEELAYGDPTVTAYITIHNMVAWMIDAYGTSVQRERWLPGLVAMDDLGAYCLTEPGAGSDAAAITTSAIRHGDTYVLTGVKQFISGAGEASVYVVMARTGEPGARGISAFLVPADAEGLSFGPLEKKMGWNAQPTRQVILDEVRVPAENLLGGEGRGFSIAMTALNGGRLNIATCSIGGARWALDRAIAYVHERFTFGEALAEKQSVVFAVADMATELEAARLLVREAATALDAKDPDTATRCAMAKRFATDVGFRVANEALQLHGGYGYLQDYGIEKVVRDLRVHQILEGTNEIMRLIIGRSVLAA
- a CDS encoding biotin transporter BioY, translating into MTRTLDATDLARVAVFAALIAVLGLPGSFPVFGGVPITAQTLGVMLAGAVLGPWLGALSVTVVLALTAAGLPLLAGGRGGIGVFLGPSAGYALGWILGAIVIGLLVHAGGRRPVAWRTALAMLVGGVVAIYAVGIPVQSAVTRLPLGETALTSLVFVPGDLLKAALATAVVSALVRAYPRGFRRAWTTPAARAAVASA
- a CDS encoding thiolase family protein; amino-acid sequence: MAPDTDPVVVAARRSPLAVRGRGLTDVDAGSLAGTVIAATVADAESPPIADVVLGNCTGPGGNLGRIAALAAGLGTGVPGGTVDRQCGSGLAAIMDAAHATRADGRARVAGGVESASTAPVRVQDGAPYARAPFAPAGFADPDMLRAAEDLAAHDALTRERQDAYARRSHARATTARASGRFDAEIVPVAGVSRDEGIGTSAALLARLAPLMTGGTVTAGTSTRIGDGAAAVVVAPAGSGPGLAIRATAVIGCDPALPGIGAAPAIQAALTQAGRSLTDVAAIELVEAFAAQSIAVLSRLGLRDDDERVCAEGGALALGHPWGASGAVAVVRLFSRLVRAGAPAGTLGLAAASVGGGLGVAAVFEVVR
- a CDS encoding class I adenylate-forming enzyme family protein, which encodes MIVTLDGDAPRLFERIAATRAAGDAVLIADPRWSADQRAGVERVASGIEETDATAWATLTSGSSGTPRIVRRTAASWTNSFAAVAALLDAGPDDVVALPAPPSSSLTLYSLAHALEGGPRPALGRDPAATCLHATPEGLRAVLDDGSLPRLRTALVGGSPLDRALRARAEASGVRVVSYYGAAELSFVAVDAGEGLRAFPGVDLEVRGAEVWVRSSFVASGYLGSDGPLRRDGEWATVGDRAELRDGRLRLLGRADDAILSASATVVPHEVEEVLRGIPGVRDAVVFGMPRPRVGALVAALVELTDADPAAVRAEAATRLGPAHRPRRWAFGTIPRTPSGKPARAEVARLVEHGRGAGH
- a CDS encoding electron transfer flavoprotein subunit alpha/FixB family protein, producing the protein MAVALVLLEVLPGGALAASSAGLLAAARRVGDPVALIAGPADAAAEAAALGAVRVLAVDVESDALTLPVVDALAAAVARESPDLVLASNSVESRDAVARLAARLRLPLAADVVGVERDDLGVVAHHAVFGGAFTVDGAPTFGTLVATLRPGAVTERLDAQPLAVERLEVVASGVPSARVEGFSETAAPSSRPELRGAKVVVAGGRGVGSRENFALVEQLADVLGAAVGASRAAVDAGYVPVSAQVGQTGVTVSPRLYIALGISGAIQHRAGMQTATTIVAVDKDPEAPIFAIADFGIVGDLFTVVPQLISALEAQKK
- a CDS encoding MarR family winged helix-turn-helix transcriptional regulator yields the protein MTRRLPVDPIAEAKRQWLAHGWDDAADGMTVVTSVIRAHQLLMASIERALKPFDLSFSRFELLRLLAFTREGRMPMASAIARLQVHPTSVTNTVERLTRDGLVTREPHPTDGRAALLALTDAGRRRVDEATAALNAVFADLGLDDDDATELVRIIARFRKGAGDFADPAPVPDPL